The Kitasatospora setae KM-6054 genome contains a region encoding:
- a CDS encoding LCP family protein, translating into MTSKGRGGEPEDGPGSLSIFDRGSGDHEHDHEHEHEDGHQDEGADAEADGPEPPRRRRRARRLLLWTLAVLLLLGGGAFGGMLWVADHYASSVERIPNAFPTVPESEQPPAVPHTGQTFLLVGLDARSDQPTTGKDAKAPAWQVGAQRSDTMMLMHVSADRKSVSLVSIPRDTWVPVPGHGKAKINAAYSWGGPALMIQTVQDLTRIKVDHIAVIDWNGFRALTDAVGGVDITIPKTIEAKGDAREWLAGTHHMDGAEALLYVRERHGLPNGDLDRTKRQQNFLRALMLKTMSSGTLSSPSKLTGLLGTIGDVASVDDRLSNSDLYDLAWSLRDVRPDGVHFMNAPFGGFDTIGGQDVVLMDDGAAAVLWNAMRTDRMDDYLAQHRTSTDTLGQDVR; encoded by the coding sequence ATGACTTCCAAGGGACGCGGCGGCGAGCCGGAGGACGGGCCCGGCTCGCTGAGCATCTTCGACCGCGGCTCCGGCGACCACGAGCACGACCACGAGCACGAGCACGAGGACGGCCACCAGGACGAGGGCGCGGACGCGGAGGCGGACGGGCCGGAGCCCCCGCGCCGCCGCCGGCGCGCCCGGCGGCTGCTGCTCTGGACGCTGGCGGTGCTGCTGCTGCTCGGCGGCGGGGCGTTCGGCGGCATGCTGTGGGTCGCCGACCACTACGCGTCCTCGGTCGAGCGGATCCCGAACGCCTTCCCGACGGTGCCGGAGTCCGAGCAGCCCCCGGCCGTCCCGCACACCGGCCAGACCTTCCTGCTGGTCGGCCTGGACGCGCGCTCCGACCAGCCGACCACCGGCAAGGACGCCAAGGCCCCGGCCTGGCAGGTGGGCGCGCAGCGCAGCGACACGATGATGCTGATGCACGTCTCCGCGGACCGGAAGTCGGTCTCGCTGGTCTCGATCCCGCGCGACACCTGGGTGCCGGTCCCCGGCCACGGCAAGGCGAAGATCAACGCCGCCTACTCCTGGGGCGGTCCGGCGCTGATGATCCAGACCGTCCAGGACCTCACCAGGATCAAGGTCGACCACATCGCGGTGATCGACTGGAACGGCTTCCGGGCCCTCACCGACGCCGTCGGCGGCGTCGACATCACCATCCCGAAGACCATCGAGGCCAAGGGCGACGCCCGCGAGTGGCTGGCCGGCACCCACCACATGGACGGCGCCGAGGCGCTGCTCTACGTCCGCGAGCGGCACGGCCTGCCCAACGGCGACCTGGACCGCACCAAGCGGCAGCAGAACTTCCTGCGCGCCCTGATGCTCAAGACGATGAGCTCCGGCACCCTCTCCAGCCCGTCCAAGCTGACCGGCCTGCTCGGCACCATCGGCGACGTCGCCAGCGTCGACGACCGGCTCAGCAACTCCGACCTCTACGACCTCGCCTGGAGCCTGCGCGACGTCCGCCCGGACGGCGTGCACTTCATGAACGCCCCGTTCGGCGGCTTCGACACCATCGGCGGGCAGGACGTGGTCCTGATGGACGACGGCGCCGCGGCCGTGCTGTGGAACGCGATGCGCACCGACCGGATGGACGACTACCTGGCCCAGCACCGCACCAGCACCGACACCCTCGGCCAGGACGTCCGCTGA
- a CDS encoding serine O-acetyltransferase, with the protein MSLVTSLIYRRRSRVFGRLVQEALALYGMEVPAAAEIGPGLVVFHRGFGTVLHPYTTLGANVTLYNGVTIGRADPWVPQELSAMRRVVLEDGVMVCAGAKIVCKSGTLTVGADTVVGANAVLTRSTGPGEIWAGAPARKVGERRRVSEQGREPVGG; encoded by the coding sequence ATGTCGCTGGTGACCTCCCTCATCTACCGCCGCCGCAGCCGGGTGTTCGGCCGCCTGGTCCAGGAGGCGCTGGCCCTCTACGGGATGGAGGTGCCGGCCGCCGCCGAGATCGGCCCCGGCCTGGTGGTCTTCCACCGCGGCTTCGGCACCGTCCTGCACCCGTACACCACGCTGGGCGCCAACGTGACCCTCTACAACGGGGTGACCATCGGCCGGGCCGACCCGTGGGTGCCGCAGGAGCTCTCCGCGATGCGGCGGGTGGTGCTGGAGGACGGCGTGATGGTGTGCGCGGGCGCGAAGATCGTCTGCAAGAGCGGCACCCTGACCGTCGGCGCCGACACCGTCGTCGGCGCGAACGCCGTCCTCACCCGCTCCACCGGCCCCGGCGAGATCTGGGCCGGCGCCCCGGCCCGGAAGGTCGGGGAGCGCCGACGGGTGAGCGAGCAGGGACGCGAACCGGTGGGCGGATAG
- a CDS encoding ABC transporter ATP-binding protein encodes MTTAASPAHLSPQPERGADAARARQVTKAYGAGETRVTALDAVDVDIERGRFTAIMGPSGSGKSTLMHCLAGLDTVSEGRIWIGETEVTGLKDKQLTKLRRDKIGFIFQAFNLLPTLSAVENITLPMDIAGRKPDQAWLQQVIDTVGLSGRLKHRPGQLSGGQQQRVAVARALAARPEIIFGDEPTGNLDSRSGAEVLGFLRRSVDELGQTIVMVTHDPVAAGHADRVLFLADGRIVDEMHNPTADSVLTRMRRFDGKRTS; translated from the coding sequence GTGACCACGGCAGCCAGCCCCGCCCACCTCTCACCGCAGCCGGAGCGGGGCGCCGACGCCGCCCGGGCCCGACAGGTCACCAAGGCGTACGGCGCGGGCGAGACCCGGGTCACCGCGCTCGACGCCGTCGACGTCGACATCGAACGCGGCCGCTTCACCGCCATCATGGGCCCGTCCGGCTCCGGCAAGTCCACCCTGATGCACTGCCTCGCCGGGCTGGACACCGTCTCCGAGGGCCGGATCTGGATCGGCGAGACCGAGGTCACCGGCCTGAAGGACAAGCAGCTCACCAAGCTCCGCCGGGACAAGATCGGCTTCATCTTCCAGGCGTTCAACCTGCTCCCCACCCTCAGCGCGGTGGAGAACATCACGCTGCCGATGGACATCGCGGGCCGCAAGCCCGACCAGGCCTGGCTGCAGCAGGTGATCGACACCGTCGGCCTGTCCGGCCGGCTCAAGCACCGCCCCGGCCAGCTCTCCGGCGGCCAGCAGCAGCGCGTCGCGGTGGCCCGCGCGCTGGCCGCCCGGCCCGAGATCATCTTCGGCGACGAGCCCACCGGCAACCTCGACTCCCGCTCCGGCGCCGAGGTGCTCGGCTTCCTGCGCCGCTCGGTCGACGAACTCGGCCAGACCATCGTGATGGTGACGCACGACCCGGTCGCCGCCGGCCACGCCGACCGGGTGCTGTTCCTCGCCGACGGCCGGATCGTCGACGAGATGCACAACCCGACCGCCGACTCCGTCCTGACCCGCATGCGCCGCTTCGACGGCAAGCGCACCAGCTGA
- a CDS encoding CoA-binding protein → MSYGDDATVRKILTESGDTWAVVGLSGNTARAAYGVARVLQRAGKRIVPVHPKAEAVLGEPGYASLAEIPFPVDVVDVFVNSALAGPVADQAVAAGAKAVWFQLGVVDEEAAARVRAAGLDIVMDRCPAIELPRL, encoded by the coding sequence ATGAGCTACGGAGACGACGCCACCGTCCGGAAGATCCTCACCGAGTCCGGCGACACCTGGGCCGTGGTCGGCCTGTCCGGCAACACCGCGCGCGCCGCGTACGGCGTGGCCCGGGTGCTGCAGCGGGCCGGGAAGCGGATCGTGCCGGTGCACCCGAAGGCCGAGGCGGTGCTCGGCGAGCCGGGCTACGCCTCGCTCGCCGAGATCCCGTTCCCGGTCGACGTGGTGGACGTGTTCGTCAACTCGGCGCTGGCCGGCCCGGTCGCCGACCAGGCGGTGGCGGCGGGCGCGAAGGCCGTCTGGTTCCAGCTCGGGGTGGTCGACGAGGAGGCGGCCGCCCGGGTCCGCGCGGCCGGCCTCGACATCGTGATGGACCGCTGCCCGGCGATCGAGCTGCCCCGCCTGTAG
- a CDS encoding LCP family protein has translation MVGYSVLGLVLALLVTMIGTYFWADGKLHHENVLADYPGRPAAGKGTNWLIVGSDSRAGLTSADEQDLHTGSAEGKRSDSMMILHIGDHGNTLMSIPRDSWVQIPAHQDTAGSGKTVPAATRKINAAFAAGGGRLLVQTVETNMNLRIDHYAEIGFSGFVGLVDAVGGVEMTIDQPIKDKDSGLDLQAGTQTLSGKQALAFVRQRHQMADQDLGRMRNQQKFLGALAKQAASPTTLLNPFTFYPLVSAGLDTVIVDDDAGLTDLGSMFLAMKGVTGGAGQTITVPIGNADYRTPTGESAVKWDPEKSKAVFEAMRNDTAVPAVK, from the coding sequence GTGGTCGGCTACTCGGTGCTCGGCCTGGTGCTGGCGCTGCTGGTGACCATGATCGGCACCTACTTCTGGGCGGACGGCAAGCTGCACCACGAGAACGTGCTGGCCGACTACCCGGGGCGCCCGGCGGCGGGCAAGGGCACCAACTGGCTGATCGTCGGCTCGGACAGCCGGGCCGGGCTGACCAGCGCGGACGAGCAGGACCTGCACACCGGTTCGGCCGAGGGCAAGCGCAGCGACTCGATGATGATCCTGCACATCGGCGACCACGGGAACACCCTGATGTCGATCCCGCGCGACTCCTGGGTGCAGATACCGGCCCACCAGGACACCGCGGGCAGCGGGAAGACCGTGCCCGCCGCCACCCGCAAGATCAACGCGGCCTTCGCGGCCGGCGGCGGGCGGCTGCTGGTGCAGACCGTCGAGACCAACATGAACCTGCGGATCGACCACTACGCGGAGATCGGCTTCTCCGGCTTCGTCGGCCTGGTGGACGCGGTCGGCGGCGTCGAGATGACCATCGACCAGCCGATCAAGGACAAGGACTCCGGCCTCGACCTGCAGGCCGGCACCCAGACCCTGAGCGGCAAGCAGGCCCTGGCGTTCGTCCGCCAGCGCCACCAGATGGCCGACCAGGACCTCGGCCGGATGCGCAACCAGCAGAAGTTCCTCGGCGCGCTGGCCAAGCAGGCAGCCTCGCCGACCACCCTGCTGAACCCGTTCACCTTCTACCCGCTGGTCTCGGCCGGGCTGGACACCGTGATCGTCGACGACGACGCCGGGCTGACCGACCTCGGTTCGATGTTCCTCGCGATGAAGGGCGTCACCGGCGGCGCCGGCCAGACCATCACCGTCCCGATCGGCAACGCCGACTACCGCACGCCGACCGGCGAGTCCGCCGTGAAGTGGGACCCGGAGAAGTCGAAGGCGGTCTTCGAGGCGATGCGCAACGACACGGCGGTGCCCGCCGTCAAGTGA
- a CDS encoding UDP-glucose dehydrogenase family protein produces MAPRITVIGTGYLGATHAACMAELGFEVLGLDVDRDKLAALAAGRVPMYEPGLSELLLKHVAGHQGSTGRLRFTDSWEEVAAFGDVHFICVNTPQRKGEFAADMSHVDSALESLAPLLERPALVVGKSTVPVGSANRLAERLAALAPAGERAELAWNPEFLREGFAVGDTLRPDRLVVGVRSGSAERLLREVYAPLIEDGVPFVVTDFPTAELVKAAANSFLATKISFINAMAEVCESAGADVVQLAKALSYDERIGRKFLNAGLGFGGGCLPKDIRAFMARAGELGADQALTFLREVDSINMRRRSRMVELAREQCGGGFLGRRVAVLGAAFKPNSDDIRDSPALNVAGQIQLQGAQVTVYDPKAMDNARKMFPSLSYAASPLEAAEGAHVVLHLTEWQEFRELDPAEVGAVVAERRLVDGRNVLDGEAWRAAGWTYRAMGRPSAE; encoded by the coding sequence GTGGCTCCCCGCATCACGGTGATCGGCACTGGCTACCTGGGCGCGACGCACGCCGCGTGCATGGCCGAACTCGGCTTCGAGGTGCTCGGCCTCGACGTCGACCGGGACAAGCTGGCCGCCCTGGCCGCCGGCCGGGTGCCGATGTACGAGCCGGGGCTGTCGGAGCTGCTGCTCAAGCACGTGGCGGGCCACCAGGGATCGACCGGGCGGCTGCGCTTCACCGACTCCTGGGAGGAGGTCGCGGCCTTCGGCGACGTGCACTTCATCTGCGTGAACACCCCGCAGCGCAAGGGCGAGTTCGCGGCCGACATGAGCCACGTCGACTCCGCGCTGGAGTCGCTGGCCCCGCTGCTGGAGCGCCCCGCCCTGGTGGTCGGCAAGTCGACGGTGCCGGTCGGCTCGGCGAACCGGCTGGCCGAGCGGCTGGCCGCGCTGGCCCCGGCCGGCGAGCGGGCCGAACTGGCCTGGAACCCGGAGTTCCTGCGCGAGGGCTTCGCGGTCGGCGACACCCTGCGCCCGGACCGGCTGGTGGTCGGCGTCCGCAGCGGGAGCGCCGAGCGGCTGCTGCGCGAGGTGTACGCGCCGCTGATCGAGGACGGCGTGCCGTTCGTGGTGACCGACTTCCCGACCGCCGAACTGGTGAAGGCCGCCGCCAACTCCTTCCTGGCCACCAAGATCTCCTTCATCAACGCGATGGCCGAGGTCTGCGAGAGCGCCGGCGCCGACGTGGTGCAGCTCGCCAAGGCGCTGTCCTACGACGAGCGGATCGGCCGGAAGTTCCTGAACGCCGGCCTGGGCTTCGGCGGCGGCTGCCTGCCCAAGGACATCCGGGCGTTCATGGCCCGGGCCGGGGAGCTGGGCGCCGACCAGGCGCTGACCTTCCTGCGCGAGGTCGACTCGATCAACATGCGGCGCCGCTCCCGGATGGTGGAGCTGGCCCGCGAGCAGTGCGGCGGCGGCTTCCTGGGCCGCCGGGTCGCGGTGCTCGGCGCGGCCTTCAAGCCGAACTCGGACGACATCCGGGACTCCCCCGCGCTGAACGTCGCCGGGCAGATCCAGCTGCAGGGCGCCCAGGTCACCGTCTACGACCCGAAGGCGATGGACAACGCCCGCAAGATGTTCCCCAGCCTCTCCTACGCCGCCTCCCCGCTGGAGGCCGCCGAGGGCGCGCACGTGGTGCTGCACCTCACCGAGTGGCAGGAGTTCCGCGAGCTCGACCCGGCCGAGGTCGGCGCGGTGGTCGCCGAACGCCGCCTGGTCGACGGCCGCAACGTGCTCGACGGCGAAGCCTGGCGGGCCGCGGGCTGGACCTACCGGGCGATGGGCCGGCCGTCGGCGGAGTAG
- the ssuE gene encoding NADPH-dependent FMN reductase, whose translation MAVILSVSGSPSATSRTTRLLRHVDRRLVSHGHEVRTLDVRTLPAAALLAADTSDPEITRAVELFAQADGVVIGTPIYKAAYSGLLKALLDLLPQYALRGKTVLPLATGGSTAHVLAVDYALRPVLNSMGAGHITQGWFVLDRHIGVREDGGTELEHETEVLLTPVVDGFAAALAPRAELATTG comes from the coding sequence ATGGCCGTGATCCTGTCCGTCTCCGGTTCCCCGTCCGCGACCTCCCGCACCACCCGGCTGCTGCGCCACGTCGACCGCCGGCTCGTCTCGCACGGGCACGAGGTGCGCACGCTGGACGTCCGCACGCTGCCCGCCGCCGCGCTGCTCGCCGCCGACACCTCGGATCCCGAGATAACCCGCGCCGTCGAACTGTTCGCGCAGGCCGACGGCGTGGTGATCGGCACCCCGATCTACAAGGCCGCGTACTCGGGCCTGCTGAAGGCCCTGCTCGACCTGCTGCCGCAGTACGCGCTGCGCGGCAAGACGGTGCTCCCGCTGGCCACCGGCGGCTCCACCGCGCACGTGCTGGCGGTGGACTACGCGCTGCGGCCGGTGCTCAACTCGATGGGCGCCGGGCACATCACCCAGGGCTGGTTCGTGCTGGACCGGCACATCGGGGTGCGCGAGGACGGCGGCACCGAACTGGAGCACGAGACCGAGGTGCTGCTGACCCCGGTGGTCGACGGGTTCGCCGCCGCGCTCGCCCCCCGGGCGGAACTCGCCACCACCGGCTGA
- a CDS encoding FtsX-like permease family protein translates to MLLKTSLRSFFAHKWRLLLSLLAVVLSVAFVSGTLVFYNTATSTFDKLFASTASDLSVSKAKDGITDRGGPAEIPTVPAGTVAKVAAEPGVKAAIGQVMTSTATLVDPATNKVIGPTTGAPTLTGNWTDGPRNSVDITSGHAPQGADQVVLDADTAKKAKLGLGAKVRVITDANHDFTIAGIATFRTTNPGAALVFMDTPTAQQVLLGTGAYTSVEVFGDGTRTDEQLKAAALADLGGGFQARTADEQQQENASDVGSFLDFMKYAMLGFAVLAAGVGGFLIVNTFSMLVTQRTREIGLLRAIGGSRSQVNRSVLTEGLILGVLGSTLGLGAGLGLALGMIQLMRAAGMNLDASLDVTWTVPAAAYAVGVLVTLLAAFIPARRASRITPMAALLDHAAPVEPRANRIRTVLGALATALGAAALVLAARSTGSSGGALIGLGVLATLVGAVVLGPLLVSGLLGLLGGLLPALFGPAGRLAQRNVTRNPRRTGSTAAALMIGLAVVVGASVITSSMVTSAGAQIDKSVGADYIVGGGNGSIAQAAVDAVARTKGVDHVTRQKEVPADLTTPDGARTESQLIAADPSFARDFRLPLAAGTAEGVFTGGVSVDQKFADAHHLKVGDPITADYGDGRTQTLPVAAVLKTGNQLFDGNFFTAIDTVSTGLGGHLPGDRVLFAGAAAGADKATVLADLQKTLEAYPQLMVKDQAGYKDMIRSQVDKLLAMVYGLLGLTIVVAVLGVVNTLALSVVERTREIGLLRAIGLSRRQLRRVVRLESVVIALFGAVLGTGLGLAWGVTARSVLATQGLSTLSVPTGTVAAVLVGSVLIGLIAALVPAFRAARMNVLAAIATD, encoded by the coding sequence ATGCTGCTCAAGACCTCGCTGCGGAGCTTCTTCGCCCACAAGTGGCGCCTGCTGCTCTCCCTGCTCGCCGTGGTGCTCTCGGTCGCCTTCGTGTCCGGCACCCTGGTCTTCTACAACACCGCCACCAGCACCTTCGACAAGCTCTTCGCCTCCACCGCCTCCGACCTCTCGGTCTCCAAGGCCAAGGACGGCATCACCGACCGCGGCGGCCCCGCCGAGATCCCCACCGTCCCGGCCGGGACGGTGGCGAAGGTCGCCGCCGAGCCCGGCGTCAAGGCCGCCATCGGCCAGGTCATGACCTCCACCGCGACGCTGGTCGACCCCGCCACCAACAAGGTGATCGGCCCGACCACCGGCGCCCCCACGCTCACCGGCAACTGGACGGACGGCCCGCGCAACTCCGTCGACATCACCTCCGGCCACGCCCCGCAGGGCGCCGACCAGGTCGTGCTGGACGCCGACACGGCGAAGAAGGCCAAGCTCGGCCTCGGCGCCAAGGTCCGGGTCATCACCGACGCCAACCACGACTTCACCATCGCGGGCATCGCCACCTTCCGCACCACCAACCCCGGCGCCGCCCTCGTCTTCATGGACACCCCCACCGCCCAGCAGGTGCTGCTCGGCACCGGGGCCTACACCTCGGTCGAGGTGTTCGGCGACGGCACCCGCACCGACGAGCAGCTGAAGGCCGCCGCGCTGGCCGACCTCGGCGGCGGCTTCCAGGCCAGGACCGCCGACGAGCAGCAGCAGGAGAACGCCTCCGACGTCGGCTCCTTCCTCGACTTCATGAAGTACGCGATGCTCGGCTTCGCGGTCCTCGCGGCCGGCGTCGGCGGCTTCCTGATCGTCAACACCTTCTCCATGCTGGTCACCCAGCGCACCCGCGAGATCGGCCTGCTGCGCGCCATCGGCGGCAGCCGCTCCCAGGTCAACCGCTCGGTGCTGACCGAGGGCCTGATCCTCGGCGTGCTCGGCTCCACCCTCGGCCTCGGCGCCGGCCTCGGCCTCGCGCTCGGCATGATCCAGCTGATGCGGGCCGCCGGGATGAACCTGGACGCCTCACTGGACGTCACCTGGACGGTGCCGGCCGCCGCCTACGCGGTCGGCGTGCTGGTCACGCTGCTCGCCGCGTTCATCCCGGCCCGCCGCGCCTCCCGGATCACCCCGATGGCCGCGCTGCTCGACCACGCCGCCCCGGTCGAGCCCCGGGCCAACCGGATCCGCACGGTCCTCGGCGCGCTGGCCACCGCGCTCGGCGCCGCCGCCCTGGTGCTCGCCGCCCGCTCCACCGGCTCCTCCGGCGGCGCGCTGATCGGCCTCGGCGTGCTCGCCACCCTGGTCGGCGCCGTGGTGCTCGGCCCGCTGCTGGTCTCCGGCCTGCTCGGCCTGCTCGGCGGCCTGCTGCCCGCCCTGTTCGGCCCGGCCGGCCGGCTCGCCCAGCGGAACGTGACCCGCAACCCGCGGCGCACCGGCTCCACCGCCGCCGCCCTGATGATCGGCCTCGCCGTGGTCGTCGGCGCCTCCGTGATCACCTCCTCGATGGTGACCTCGGCCGGCGCCCAGATCGACAAGTCCGTCGGCGCGGACTACATCGTCGGCGGCGGCAACGGATCCATCGCCCAGGCCGCGGTCGACGCGGTCGCCCGCACCAAGGGCGTCGACCACGTCACCCGGCAGAAGGAGGTCCCCGCCGACCTCACCACCCCCGACGGCGCCCGCACCGAGAGCCAACTGATCGCCGCCGACCCGAGCTTCGCCCGGGACTTCCGCCTCCCGCTCGCCGCCGGCACCGCCGAGGGCGTCTTCACCGGCGGCGTCTCGGTCGACCAGAAGTTCGCCGACGCGCACCACCTCAAGGTCGGCGACCCGATCACCGCCGACTACGGCGACGGCCGCACCCAGACCCTCCCGGTCGCCGCCGTCCTGAAGACCGGCAACCAGCTGTTCGACGGCAACTTCTTCACCGCCATCGACACCGTCTCCACCGGCCTCGGCGGCCACCTGCCCGGAGACCGGGTGCTGTTCGCCGGCGCCGCGGCCGGCGCCGACAAGGCAACGGTCCTCGCCGACCTGCAGAAGACCCTGGAGGCGTACCCGCAGCTGATGGTCAAGGACCAGGCCGGCTACAAGGACATGATCAGGTCCCAGGTCGACAAGCTGCTCGCCATGGTCTACGGCCTGCTCGGCCTGACGATCGTGGTCGCCGTCCTCGGCGTGGTCAACACCCTGGCCCTGTCCGTCGTCGAGCGCACCCGGGAGATCGGCCTGCTGCGCGCCATCGGCCTCTCCCGCCGCCAACTGCGCCGGGTGGTCCGGCTGGAGTCCGTGGTCATCGCCCTCTTCGGCGCCGTCCTCGGCACCGGCCTCGGCCTCGCCTGGGGCGTCACCGCCCGCTCGGTGCTCGCCACCCAGGGCCTCAGCACCCTGTCCGTCCCCACCGGCACCGTCGCCGCCGTCCTGGTCGGCTCGGTCCTGATCGGCCTGATCGCCGCCCTCGTCCCGGCCTTCCGCGCCGCCCGGATGAACGTCCTGGCCGCCATCGCCACCGACTAG
- a CDS encoding MerR family transcriptional regulator, which yields MAGAEEERLLTTGEFARRGLLSPKALRLYDRQGLLPPDRIDPDSGYRYYRPERLATARLIVRLRGLDMPLATVAEVLALPGPAAAERIAAYWAAVERRTASQRTLADHLRVQLSGLEGIDGMYRIEQRDVPEQLVLTEQRRAKPHELDGFIGGATARLTALAEAHGGVAAAPFVVYHGQVDEDNDGPVEVCVPIDPARAPGLTAAHRTEPAHREAYTTLTKAQVDYPQILSAYDAVCAWMERNGTPRAGAGREVYFADWAAAEPGDLVCDVAFPIAG from the coding sequence GTGGCCGGTGCGGAGGAGGAACGGCTGCTCACCACCGGTGAGTTCGCCCGCCGCGGCCTGCTGTCGCCGAAGGCGCTGCGGCTGTACGACCGGCAGGGACTGCTGCCGCCGGACCGGATCGACCCGGACAGCGGCTACCGGTACTACCGGCCGGAGCGGCTGGCCACCGCGCGGCTGATCGTCCGGCTGCGCGGCCTGGACATGCCGCTGGCCACGGTCGCCGAGGTGCTCGCCCTGCCGGGCCCCGCGGCGGCCGAGCGGATCGCCGCGTACTGGGCCGCCGTCGAACGGCGGACCGCCTCGCAGCGGACGCTGGCCGACCACCTCCGCGTCCAACTCAGCGGACTGGAAGGGATCGACGGGATGTACCGGATCGAACAGCGCGACGTGCCCGAGCAGCTGGTGCTCACCGAGCAGCGCCGCGCCAAGCCCCACGAACTGGACGGCTTCATCGGCGGCGCCACCGCCCGGCTGACCGCCCTCGCCGAAGCCCACGGCGGCGTCGCGGCCGCGCCGTTCGTCGTCTACCACGGCCAGGTCGACGAGGACAACGACGGCCCGGTCGAGGTCTGCGTCCCGATCGACCCGGCCCGCGCGCCAGGACTGACCGCCGCGCACCGCACCGAACCCGCGCACCGGGAGGCGTACACCACGCTCACCAAGGCCCAGGTGGACTACCCGCAGATCCTCAGCGCCTACGACGCGGTCTGCGCCTGGATGGAGCGCAACGGCACCCCGCGCGCCGGGGCCGGCCGCGAGGTCTACTTCGCCGACTGGGCGGCCGCCGAGCCGGGCGACCTGGTGTGCGACGTCGCTTTCCCGATCGCGGGCTGA
- a CDS encoding LCP family protein, protein MHRQRPSARPSAPSRPRRPGRRRWGRWAAGTLSFAVLATSCGGWALLDGIGSSIGRVDAIGGGPDRPSDDGAATFLVVGTDERAGIPESTLKDVLHAGGESCHCTDTMMVVQLSADRGRATVVSVPRDSYVDIPAHQDLATGRPVPAGKGKINAAYGMGGAPLAVRTVEQNTGLRIDHYVEVNFLAFVSTVDALGGVEVCSPKPLKDEYSGLDLPAGTSRLDGAGALRYVRARHVDGSSDLGRMHRQQRFLAQLLHRASAGDTLLDPAKLTGVLDTVLRSVKVDKGLGNAELLEFAGRLKDLSAANADFVTVPLAEVDHPVAGWGSTVLWDEERAAALFEAVRAGRPLTGAAAASSTPSTPAAPSGSSAAGTVPPGEVRVQVLNGAGVQGLGFRADAELRRAGFATTGTPSNAPGGGTAARTVIRYDPRWDESLKTLVAALPDAGLEPVPGLGATFQVVVGSAYRAPSAEASAPASPPAPASASASASASASVEGRAVAAPPAPSAGPSAVAGAESGSEIGCPA, encoded by the coding sequence ATGCACCGCCAGCGCCCGTCCGCACGCCCGTCCGCACCGTCGAGGCCGCGTCGGCCGGGCCGCCGGCGGTGGGGCCGCTGGGCGGCGGGGACGCTGTCCTTCGCGGTGCTGGCGACCTCCTGCGGCGGGTGGGCGCTGCTGGACGGGATCGGCTCCTCGATCGGCCGGGTGGACGCGATCGGCGGCGGGCCGGACCGGCCGTCCGACGACGGCGCCGCGACCTTCCTGGTGGTCGGCACCGACGAGCGCGCGGGCATCCCGGAGTCCACCCTGAAGGACGTGCTGCACGCGGGCGGCGAGTCCTGCCACTGCACCGACACCATGATGGTCGTGCAGCTGTCCGCCGACCGCGGCCGGGCCACCGTGGTCTCCGTCCCGCGCGACTCGTACGTGGACATCCCCGCCCACCAGGACCTCGCCACCGGGCGGCCGGTGCCGGCCGGCAAGGGCAAGATCAACGCGGCGTACGGGATGGGCGGGGCGCCGCTGGCGGTGCGCACCGTCGAGCAGAACACCGGGCTGCGGATCGACCACTACGTCGAGGTGAACTTCCTGGCCTTCGTCTCCACGGTGGACGCCCTGGGCGGCGTCGAGGTGTGCAGCCCCAAGCCGCTGAAGGACGAGTACTCCGGCCTGGACCTGCCGGCCGGCACCAGCCGGCTGGACGGCGCGGGGGCGCTGCGGTACGTCCGGGCCCGGCACGTGGACGGCTCCTCCGACCTGGGGCGGATGCACCGGCAGCAGCGGTTCCTGGCGCAGCTGCTGCACCGGGCGTCCGCCGGGGACACCCTGCTCGACCCGGCGAAGCTGACCGGGGTGCTGGACACCGTGCTGCGCTCGGTGAAGGTGGACAAGGGGCTGGGCAATGCCGAACTGCTGGAGTTCGCGGGCCGGTTGAAGGACCTGTCGGCGGCGAACGCGGACTTCGTCACGGTGCCGCTGGCCGAGGTCGACCACCCGGTCGCGGGGTGGGGGTCGACCGTGCTGTGGGACGAGGAGCGCGCGGCGGCGCTGTTCGAGGCGGTCCGGGCCGGGCGCCCGCTCACCGGGGCCGCGGCCGCCTCCTCCACCCCCTCGACCCCGGCCGCGCCGAGCGGGTCGTCGGCCGCCGGAACGGTTCCGCCGGGCGAGGTGCGGGTGCAGGTGCTCAACGGGGCGGGCGTCCAGGGCCTGGGCTTCCGGGCCGACGCGGAGCTGCGCAGGGCCGGTTTCGCCACCACCGGCACGCCCTCCAACGCCCCCGGCGGCGGGACGGCCGCCCGGACGGTGATCCGCTACGACCCGCGCTGGGACGAGTCGTTGAAGACCCTGGTGGCCGCTCTGCCGGACGCCGGGCTGGAGCCCGTCCCCGGGCTGGGAGCGACCTTCCAGGTGGTGGTGGGCAGCGCGTACCGGGCGCCTTCGGCCGAGGCGTCGGCGCCGGCCTCGCCCCCGGCTCCGGCGTCGGCGTCGGCGTCGGCGTCAGCTTCGGCGTCCGTCGAGGGCCGGGCAGTGGCCGCGCCCCCGGCACCGTCGGCGGGTCCGTCGGCGGTGGCGGGGGCGGAGAGCGGCAGCGAGATCGGCTGCCCGGCCTGA